One Arvicanthis niloticus isolate mArvNil1 chromosome 13, mArvNil1.pat.X, whole genome shotgun sequence genomic window carries:
- the LOC117718810 gene encoding fatty acid-binding protein 9, translating to MIEPFLGTWKLVSSENFENYVRELGVECEPRKVACLIKPSVSISFNGERMDIQAGSACRNTEISFRLGEEFEETTADNRKVKSLITFEGGSMIQVQKWLGKQTTIKRKIVDGKMVVECTMNNVVSTRIYERV from the exons ATGATTGAGCCCTTCTTAGGCACCTGGAAACTGGTCTCCAGTGAAAACTTCGAGAATTACGTGAGAGAACTCG GAGTGGAATGTGAACCCCGGAAAGTTGCATGCTTAATAAAGCCAAGTGTTAGCATTAGTTTCAATGGAGAAAGGATGGACATCCAAGCAGGAAGTGCATGCAGGAACACGGAGATCTCCTTCAGGTTGGGGGAAGAATTTGAAGAGACCACTGCAGACAACCGGAAAGTGAAG AGCCTTATAACTTTTGAAGGTGGGTCAATGATCCAGGTCCAAAAATGGCTTGGCAAACAGacaacaattaaaagaaaaattgtggATGGAAAAATGGTAGTG GAGTGCACCATGAACAATGTTGTCAGCACTAGGATCTACGAAAGGGTGTAG
- the LOC117719044 gene encoding myelin P2 protein, with amino-acid sequence MSNKFLGTWKLVSSEHFDDYMKALGVGLANRKLGNLAKPRVVISKKGDYITIRTESTFKNTEISFKLGQEFDETTADNRKTKSIVTLERGCLKQVQKWDGKETTIKRKLLAGKMVVECIMKGVVCTRIYEKV; translated from the exons ATGAGCAACAAATTCCTGGGCACCTGGAAACTTGTCTCCAGCGAGCACTTTGATGACTACATGAAAGCTCTGG gtgtgggGTTAGCCAACAGAAAACTGGGAAACTTGGCTAAGCCCCGTGTGGTCATCAGCAAGAAGGGGGATTATATCACCATTAGAACTGAAAGCACctttaaaaacacagagatttccttcaAGTTGGGCCAGGAGTTTGATGAAACCACAGCTGACAATAGGAAAACCAAG AGCATCGTGACGCTGGAGAGAGGCTGCCTGAAGCAAGTGCAGAAGTGGGACGGTAAAGAGACAACCATAAAGAGAAAGTTGCTGGCTGGGAAAATGGTAGTG GAATGCATAATGAAGGGTGTGGTCTGCACCAGAATTTATGAGAAAGTCTGA